One window of the Spea bombifrons isolate aSpeBom1 chromosome 8, aSpeBom1.2.pri, whole genome shotgun sequence genome contains the following:
- the LOC128503839 gene encoding outer dense fiber protein 3-like: MKIMDRNRKFSIRLAKTEKYPHWDLACGTNYIIFLFFFFFFLFPEGYNKPDPCKARAPAFSFGTRRFRCADNSSPGPQYFIPPNITERGKDVSPAYAICGRPKSCSTFQTPGPACYTPECSVRSTYTSVPSYSMGARTRMSGRDQTPGPAAYKLPSVLGPNVVNKSSSPNYTMTGRSRIGSFHDNLQNTPGPAAYRVVDPTTYKYRSPQYSIGARLTMPGNKTPNPGPGAYKAEKVDVTLPKAPNFSFGIRHSPHAVSLIVDMKG, translated from the exons ATGAAAATtatggaccgaaaccgaaaattcagcattcgcttggccaaaaccgaaaagtACCCCCACTG GGATTTGGCATGTGGTACAAACtatataattttccttttttttttttttttctttctcttccccGAAGGCTATAATAAACCCGACCCATGCAAAGCTCGAGCCCCGGCATTCAGCTTTGGTACTCGCCGTTTTAGATGTGCGGACAACTCCTCTCCAGGTCCACAATATTTCATACCGCCAAACATCACAGAGCGGGGCAAGGATGTTAGTCCTGCTTACGCTATTTGTGGAAGACCTAAGAGCTGCAGCACCTTCCAGACACCTGGGCCAG CTTGTTACACTCCTGAGTGTTCTGTGAGGTCTACCTACACCTCTGTTCCAAGTTATTCAATGGGAGCAAGAACAAGGATGTCCGGCAGAGACCAGACACCAG GACCAGCCGCATATAAGCTCCCTTCTGTACTGGGGCCAAATGTAGTTAATAAATCTTCTTCTCCAAACTACACCATGACTGGTAGGAGCAGGATTGGAAGCTTCCATGACAATTTACAGAAT ACACCTGGCCCTGCAGCATACCGGGTTGTGGATCCAACAACATATAAGTATAGGTCTCCTCAATACAGCATTGGTGCCAGACTCACTATGCCTGGAAACAAAACTCCAAACCCAGGTCCAGGAGCCTACAAAGCAgagaag GTGGATGTGACCCTGCCTAAAGCACCTAACTTCTCATTTGGAATCCGTCACTCTCCTCATGCTGTATCGCTCATAGTAGATATGAAAGGTTAG